A window of Vigna unguiculata cultivar IT97K-499-35 chromosome 4, ASM411807v1, whole genome shotgun sequence contains these coding sequences:
- the LOC114180854 gene encoding probable receptor-like protein kinase At5g18500: protein MKVSLSTPFSSIPLWALLVVVSVSAFIVVTCIILCFCFMYYPRKKPYKPFSLPKSIACKHHSGDFSSSSLDKRLLSASGNVSEHSMNFEKLSSGYYNHDLLIRGQNSNDWYLEGLGSKGKLCSTFNDKSKGWNFSLKEIEDATNGFAKDNEVGSGDNGIVYLGLLPSNRQVAVKRLVCNSHQSDELFASQMEAIGLAKHTNLVKLFGYCAEGAYRMTVSEYVEHESLHH, encoded by the exons ATGAAGGTCTCATTATCAACACCATTCTCTAGCATACCATTATGGGCTTTGCTTGTGGTAGTTTCAGTATCAGCATTCATTGTTGTGACGTGCATCATCTTGTGCTTTTGCTTCATGTATTATCCTCGTAAAAAACCATACAAACCTTTTTCTTTACCTAAATCAATAGCTTGCAAGCACCACAGTGGTGATTTTAGCTCATCCTCTCTTGACAAGAGGTTGCTATCAGCATCAGGGAATGTCTCAGAACACAGTATGAACTTTGAAAAGTTGTCATCAGGTTATTACAATCACGATTTGTTGATACGTGGTCAAAATTCAAATGATTGGTATTTGGAAGGTTTGGGATCAAAAGGTAAGTTATGTTCCACGTTCAATGATAAGAGTAAGGGGTGGAACTTTAGCCTTAAGGAGATAGAGGATGCTACTAATGGATTTGCTAAAGATAATGAAGTTGGAAGTGGAGATAATGGGATTGTTTATCTTGGCTTGTTACCAAGTAATAGACAAGTTGCAGTGAAGAGACTAGTATGTAACAG TCACCAATCAGATGAACTTTTTGCATCCCAAATGGAAGCAATTGGACTAGCAAAGCACACTAACCTAGTCAAATTATTTGGATATTGTGCAGAGGGTGCTTACAG GATGACAGTATCTGAATATGTAGAACATGAAAGTCTGCATCATTGA
- the LOC114181139 gene encoding probable serine/threonine-protein kinase At1g01540 isoform X2, whose translation MEIVSGKIPSYHSQTQTHIVDWFKSMISNGKIENATDPKLLKMLSSKALKQVALVALRCVDPEMNPRLKMRDVVCMLETNILLFEERQISMKTLERIHSPENQKK comes from the exons ATGGAGATTGTATCAGGAAAAATCCCTTCATACCACAGTCAAACACAG ACTCATATAGTGGACTGGTTCAAATCAATGATTTCCAATGGGAAGATTGAGAATGCAACAGATCCAAAATTGCTTAAAATGCTTTCTTCCAAGGCACTTAAACAGGTTGCTTTGGTTGCTCTTAGATGTGTAGATCCTGAAATGAATCCTAGACTCAAGATGAGAGATGTTGTTTGCATGCTTGAAACCAACATTCTTCTCTTTGAG GAACGACAAATTTCCATGAAGACTTTAGAACGCATTCACTCTCCAGAGAATCAGAAAAAATAG
- the LOC114181139 gene encoding probable serine/threonine-protein kinase At1g01540 isoform X1, whose product MEIVSGKIPSYHSQTQTHIVDWFKSMISNGKIENATDPKLLKMLSSKALKQVALVALRCVDPEMNPRLKMRDVVCMLETNILLFEFPLPHLLKERQISMKTLERIHSPENQKK is encoded by the exons ATGGAGATTGTATCAGGAAAAATCCCTTCATACCACAGTCAAACACAG ACTCATATAGTGGACTGGTTCAAATCAATGATTTCCAATGGGAAGATTGAGAATGCAACAGATCCAAAATTGCTTAAAATGCTTTCTTCCAAGGCACTTAAACAGGTTGCTTTGGTTGCTCTTAGATGTGTAGATCCTGAAATGAATCCTAGACTCAAGATGAGAGATGTTGTTTGCATGCTTGAAACCAACATTCTTCTCTTTGAG TTCCCTCTTCCTCATTTATTGAAGGAACGACAAATTTCCATGAAGACTTTAGAACGCATTCACTCTCCAGAGAATCAGAAAAAATAG
- the LOC114181138 gene encoding probable polygalacturonase: MTPLSSVPIKISNRSKPHSHTQTMKLCPEFSDSYVVGVIFTVLLVGLQGVRIVECKVGNELDCLEYPAISCRKHSAFLSDFGGVGDGKTSNTKAFQNAISNLSHYASDGGALLVVPPGTWLTGSFNLTSHFTLFLHKEATILASQDESEWPTLPVLPSYGRGRDAPDGRFSSLIFGTNLTDVVITGYNGTIDGQGFYWWDKFHKGELKLTRPYTIEIMFSNHIQISNLTLINSPSWFVHPIYSSDIIIQGLTILAPVDSPNTDGINPDSCTNTRIEDCYIVSGDDCIAIKSGWDEYGIKFGMPSQHIIIRRLECVSPDSAMIALGSEMSGGIQDVRAEDLKAINTESAVRIKTAVGRGAYVKDIFVKGMNLNTMKYVFWMTGSYGSHPDPDFDPKALPNITGINYRDVFADNVTYSARLDGIANDPFTGICISNVTIHSGDKKLQWNCTDVEGVTSNVYPKPCELLPEKKEKVECPYPDDKVPIESVQLKTCSFKSFSFF, from the exons atgaCCCCTTTGTCTTCTGTGCCAATAAAGATATCAAACAGAAGCAAACCTCACAGTCACACTCAAACTATGAAGCTGTGTCCAGAATTCAGTGACTCCTAT GTTGTTGGGGTGATCTTCACAGTTTTGTTGGTGGGATTACAAGGAGTGAGGATTGTTGAATGCAAAGTAGGCAATGAACTGGATTGCCTTGAGTACCCTGCTATCAGCTGCAGAAAACACAGTGCATTTTTGAGTGATTTTGGTGGTGTTGGAGATGGAAAAACATCTAACACCAAGGCCTTTCAAAATGCAATTAGCAACCTCAGTCATTATGCATCTGATGGTGGAGCTCTACTTGTTGTGCCACCAGGGACATGGCTAACCGGAAGCTTCAATCTCACAAGCCATTTCACCCTTTTTCTCCACAAAGAAGCTACCATCCTTGCATCTCAG GATGAATCAGAGTGGCCAACACTTCCTGTTCTACCATCATATGGCAGAGGAAGAGATGCTCCTGATGGAAGGTTTAGTAGTCTCATTTTTGGAACTAACCTCACCGATGTAGTAATCACTG GTTACAATGGGACAATTGATGGACAAGGATTTTACTGGTGGGACAAGTTCCACAAGGGTGAATTAAAACTCACCAGGCCTTACACTATTGAGATTATGTTCTCTAATCACATCCAGATATCAAATCTTACTTTGATCAATTCTCCATCTTGGTTTGTCCATCCAATTTACAGCAG TGACATCATAATTCAAGGACTGACCATTCTTGCTCCTGTTGACTCTCCTAACACAGATGGAATAAATCCAG ATTCTTGTACCAACACAAGGATTGAAGATTGCTATATTGTCTCTGGTGATGATTGTATAGCAATAAAAAGTGGGTGGGATGAGTATGGAATAAAATTTGGAATGCCAAGCCAACACATAATAATCAGAAGGCTTGAATGTGTATCCCCAGATAGTGCTATGATTGCTTTAGGCAGTGAAATGTCTGGTGGAATCCAAGATGTCAGAGCTGAAGACCTTAAAGCTATCAACACTGAATCAGCAGTTAGAATAAAAACTGCAGTTGGAAGAGGTGCATATGTGAAAGACATATTTGTTAAAGGAATGAACTTGAATACCATGAAGTATGTGTTTTGGATGACAGGTTCTTATGGCTCACACCCTGACCCTGATTTTGATCCCAAAGCACTTCCCAACATTACTGGAATAAACTACAGAGATGTCTTTGCAGATAATGTAACATATTCTGCAAGACTTGACGGAATTGCTAATGATCCTTTCACAGGAATCTGCATTTCTAATGTCACTATCCATAGTGGTGACAAGAAATTGCAATGGAATTGCACTGATGTTGAGGGTGTCACAAGCAATGTGTATCCTAAGCCTTGTGAATTGCTgccagagaagaaagaaaaagttgaGTGTCCTTATCCAGATGACAAAGTTCCCATCGAAAGTGTTCAGCTGAAGACTTGTTCCTTCAAAAGTTTCTCATTCTTTTAA